Proteins from a genomic interval of Actinoalloteichus hymeniacidonis:
- the rarD gene encoding EamA family transporter RarD — MSVPPLAAPTGHSGSQSTAEGAGSRLGLLSGASAYVLWGVTPGFWILLEQSGAVEVLAHRLAWTLILMIGVSLVLGRLSALRGLGLRAWTMISVASVLIATNWGVYIFAVHTERVIEVSLGYYINPLLSVLLGVLVLRERLRPPQWIALGVAVVAVVIVTVDYGRVPVIALVVAGSFAVYGLLKKTVPLDSLNSLTAESLVLAPVAIGYLGWLQVTGAATFVTEGAWYSFLLFLAGPMTALPLLLFGFAARRIPLTVMGMLQYLAPTLQLLWAVLIAGEPMPASRWFGFALVWVALAIFTVDAVHRARRAGRAAGVEQRRQAATVVEPDRL, encoded by the coding sequence GTGTCCGTCCCTCCGTTAGCCGCCCCAACAGGCCACTCGGGTTCGCAGTCGACGGCAGAAGGCGCAGGCAGCAGGCTCGGCCTGTTGTCCGGCGCGAGTGCCTATGTGTTGTGGGGCGTCACTCCCGGATTCTGGATCCTGCTGGAGCAGTCGGGCGCGGTCGAGGTGTTAGCCCATCGGTTGGCATGGACGCTGATTCTCATGATCGGCGTTTCTTTGGTGTTGGGCAGATTGTCCGCCTTACGCGGGCTCGGACTACGCGCCTGGACGATGATCTCGGTTGCCTCGGTATTGATCGCGACCAACTGGGGTGTCTACATTTTCGCCGTTCACACCGAGCGGGTCATCGAGGTCTCCCTCGGCTACTACATCAACCCGCTTCTCAGCGTGCTGCTCGGCGTTCTCGTGCTCCGCGAGCGGCTTCGGCCGCCGCAATGGATAGCGCTGGGTGTGGCCGTCGTCGCCGTGGTCATCGTGACGGTGGACTACGGACGGGTGCCGGTCATCGCCTTGGTCGTCGCGGGCAGCTTCGCGGTGTACGGCCTGTTGAAGAAGACGGTGCCGCTGGATTCGCTCAACAGTCTCACCGCCGAGAGCCTGGTGCTGGCGCCGGTGGCGATCGGCTACCTCGGCTGGTTGCAGGTCACCGGTGCCGCGACCTTCGTCACCGAGGGCGCCTGGTACAGCTTCCTGCTGTTCCTGGCCGGTCCGATGACCGCTCTGCCCCTGTTGCTGTTCGGCTTCGCGGCCCGGCGGATCCCGCTGACCGTGATGGGAATGCTGCAATACCTGGCGCCGACCCTGCAGCTGCTCTGGGCGGTGCTCATCGCAGGCGAGCCGATGCCCGCCTCCCGCTGGTTCGGCTTCGCACTGGTGTGGGTGGCGCTGGCGATCTTCACCGTCGACGCGGTGCACCGCGCCCGGCGGGCAGGCAGGGCCGCCGGTGTCGAGCAACGACGACAGGCGGCGACCGTGGTCGAGCCGGATCGGCTCTGA
- a CDS encoding polyprenyl synthetase family protein produces MSPWREGGGDVAGTSRTQVGGGRTSPLEIADEGLADDLAASLTEVEDLLYAMLRSDSDFVTETSSHLVEAGGKRFRPMFTLLAAQFGVHGKDDVIKAAVAVELVHLASLYHDDVMDEATMRRGTQSANVRWDNAVAILTGDYLFARASYLVADLGTEVARIIAETFGELVTGQMRETVGPSAGVDPVEHYIQVITGKTGSLIATAGQYGAMLSGAPEAQVKALRQLGRLIGIAFQISDDIIDIDSPMQESGKVPGTDLREGVLTLPMLYAMGEQSPHAARLRELLSGPVVEDVLVEEALSLLRASSGVAEARRTLADYAERARAELAVLPPHPARDALGSVIEYVVERSS; encoded by the coding sequence ATGAGCCCTTGGCGAGAAGGCGGCGGTGACGTGGCAGGCACGAGTCGGACTCAGGTCGGTGGAGGTCGGACCTCACCTCTGGAAATCGCGGACGAGGGACTGGCTGACGACCTCGCTGCGAGTCTGACCGAGGTCGAAGACCTGCTGTACGCCATGTTGCGCAGTGATTCGGACTTCGTCACCGAGACGTCGTCGCACCTCGTGGAGGCGGGCGGCAAGCGGTTCAGACCGATGTTCACGCTCCTGGCGGCGCAGTTCGGTGTACATGGCAAAGACGATGTGATCAAGGCCGCTGTCGCGGTCGAGCTGGTGCATCTGGCCTCGCTCTACCACGACGACGTCATGGACGAGGCCACCATGCGACGGGGCACGCAGAGTGCCAACGTCCGCTGGGACAACGCGGTAGCGATCCTGACCGGCGACTATCTGTTCGCCAGGGCCTCGTATCTGGTGGCGGATCTGGGCACCGAGGTCGCCAGGATCATCGCCGAGACCTTCGGCGAGTTGGTCACCGGTCAGATGCGCGAGACCGTGGGCCCCTCGGCGGGTGTCGACCCGGTCGAGCACTACATCCAGGTGATCACCGGTAAGACGGGATCGCTCATCGCGACGGCCGGTCAGTACGGTGCGATGTTGTCCGGCGCGCCGGAGGCACAGGTCAAGGCGCTCCGGCAGCTCGGCAGGTTGATCGGGATCGCCTTCCAGATCTCCGACGACATCATCGACATCGATTCGCCCATGCAGGAGTCCGGCAAGGTGCCCGGTACCGACCTGCGGGAAGGCGTTCTGACCCTGCCGATGCTCTACGCGATGGGCGAGCAGTCGCCGCACGCGGCCCGGCTTCGGGAGTTGCTGTCCGGACCGGTGGTCGAGGACGTCCTGGTCGAGGAGGCGTTGAGCCTGCTACGGGCCTCCTCCGGGGTCGCCGAGGCCCGGCGGACGCTGGCCGACTATGCCGAGCGGGCTCGCGCCGAGTTGGCCGTGCTGCCGCCGCACCCGGCCAGGGATGCGCTGGGCAGTGTGATCGAGTACGTCGTCGAGCGGAGCAGCTGA